A stretch of Acipenser ruthenus chromosome 1, fAciRut3.2 maternal haplotype, whole genome shotgun sequence DNA encodes these proteins:
- the LOC131737351 gene encoding tripartite motif-containing protein 14-like, translated as MLMRGEQYTHPISPHTSGQWEHTEHEHTQCLTDRGPITGETQTMHYKTDTDKQDQGRHRTCPHSDQDHTNRDARSPTLEPDILHPRLRLSESRETVSCGWLRKSYPDGPLRFDKLWQVLSRDSFFAGRHYWEVDLHRACKGWWIGAAYRSMSRKGDTEASRLGWNRGSWCMKRFDLEYWAFHNGTRTLVLLEEDTDRIGVFLDYEAGTLSFFDTMYGMRHLYTFKANFTEPVYPALRLWEGAITFCKLT; from the exons ATGTTGATGAGAGGAGAGCAATACACACATCCCATTAGTCCACACACTTCGGGCCAATGGGAACACACGGAACATGAGCACACACAGTGTCTCACAGACAgaggaccaatcacaggggagacacagaccatGCACTACAAGACTGATACAGACAAACAGGACCAGGGAAGACACAGAACATGCCCACACTCAGACCAGGATCACACAAACAGAG ATGCCAGATCTCCAACTCTGGAGCCTGACATTCTGCACCCTCGATTGAGGCTGTCGGAGAGCCGGGAGACGGTGAGCTGCGGTTGGTTGCGGAAGTCCTATCCTGACGGGCCCCTGAGATTTGACAAGCTCTGGCAGGTGCTGAGCCGGGACTCATTCTTTGCAGGTCGCCATTACTGGGAGGTGGACCTGCACCGTGCCTGTAAGGGCTGGTGGATTGGGGCAGCCTACCGCTCTATGAGCCGCAAAGGGGACACAGAGGCTTCCCGTCTGGGTTGGAACAGGGGCTCCTGGTGCATGAAGCGCTTTGACTTGGAGTATTGGGCCTTCCACAACGGTACCAGGACTCTTGTGCTGCTGGAAGAAGATACAGACCGTATTGGTGTCTTTCTGGATTACGAGGCAGGCACCCTCAGCTTTTTCGACACCATGTACGGCATGAGGCACCTTTACACCTTTAAGGCCAACTTTACAGAGCCAGTGTATCCAGCTTTGAGGCTCTGGGAGGGGGCTATTACTTTCTGTAAACTCACCTGA
- the LOC117420499 gene encoding tripartite motif-containing protein 14-like has translation MSTEPSVLLSCHSCNLYKQDLLKEGLLEAYLGFTGGQLRLLKIRLIATCTVLLSHSIQSCYCHPLDARSPTLEPDTLHPRLRLSESRETVSCGWLWKSYPDGPLRFDKLWQVLSRDSFFAGRHYWEVDLHRACKGWWIGAAYRSMSRKGDTEASRLGWNRGSWCMKRFDLEYWAFHNGTRTLVLLEEDTDRIGVFLDYEAGTLSFFDAMCGMRHLYTFKANFTEPVYPALRLWEGAITFCKLT, from the exons atgtccactgaaccttcagttctcctgagctgt CATAGCTGCAATCTTTACAAACAAGATTTATTAAAAGAGGGGCTGCTAGAGGCCTACTTGGGGTTTACTGGAGGTCAGCTAAGACTGCTCAAAATCAGGCTAATAGCcacatgcactgttttattaagtCATTCTATACAATCCTGTTACTGCCACCCTCTAGATGCCAGATCTCCAACTCTGGAGCCTGACACTCTGCACCCTCGACTGAGGCTGTCGGAGAGCCGGGAGACGGTGAGCTGCGGTTGGTTGTGGAAGTCCTATCCTGACGGGCCCCTGAGATTTGACAAGCTCTGGCAGGTGCTGAGCCGGGACTCATTCTTTGCAGGTCGCCATTACTGGGAGGTGGACCTGCACCGTGCCTGTAAGGGCTGGTGGATTGGGGCAGCCTACCGCTCTATGAGCCGCAAAGGGGACACAGAGGCTTCCCGTCTGGGTTGGAACAGGGGCTCCTGGTGCATGAAGCGCTTTGACTTGGAGTATTGGGCCTTCCACAACGGTACCAGGACTCTTGTGCTGCTGGAAGAAGATACAGACCGTATTGGTGTCTTTCTGGATTACGAGGCAGGCACCCTCAGCTTTTTCGACGCCATGTGCGGCATGAGGCACCTTTACACCTTTAAGGCCAACTTTACAGAGCCAGTGTATCCAGCTTTGAGGCTCTGGGAGGGGGCTATTACTTTCTGTAAACTCACCTGA